From Candidatus Cloacimonadota bacterium:
TATGGAGCCGATGAAGGGAGTTGAACCCCCAACCTATTGATTACAAATCAATTGCTCTGCCATTGAGCTACATCGGCGTCAAGATTTTCCATGCAATTTCAGCACCTGTTTTTTGTCAATCACTTTTCTTGCTGCACTCTATGTCGTAACCGAAAATCCCGGTTCGGCTCAAACAATTTGCCACCCCATTTTTTGTCAAGAAGACCTTTTTCTGCTTTGCCGAAATTCCTCTCCCCTGCCCGCTGAGAAGATGAAAGGAAGCTTTTACCGAAGATACACCCATGCCAATTTCTCAAGCTGCGCGAATCCGCCCGACATCCCTTGCTTTCACCTGGCGGGCAAATCCCTTTTGATAGTGGTATGTTGAGCGGAATTGACAGGAATCACTTATCTGGATAGCCTCTATTCAGATAGAGCGGATTGCGCTGCCATCATCCCAGCCCGATGTCCTTGCTAACAAGCGGATCGATGCGGTCTGGCCATAAAGGCCCTATACTATGTTACGGATGCGCCTCCCGTATAATACCCGCATTTGATGCGAGCATCTTGCGGGAAGCATGGGAGGTGGATGGAAGCGAGCGCTCAGGGCCTGGCTGACAGGACATTAGGATGGGTCAGCATTTCTTTTGCCTCCTGGCTTTACCCATTCGGTTTTGAAGATAGCCAAAAAAAGGGACCCGCGTGAAACGGGTCCCGATTGAGATTTATTATTGTGGAAGTGTTCGTTACTTAATGATCACCATCTGAGCGCGGCGGTTCTCTTGTTTGCCATCCGCCGTTTCATTCGAAGCGACGGGAACCTTGGAGCTGTAGCCCTTGCTTTCGATCTGTTCAGCGTCCACGCCTCTGGCCACGAGGTAGTCTTTCACCACCTTGGCCCGGTTGTAGGAAAGCGGTTCGTTGATTTTGTCGCTACCTGTGGAGTCGGTGTGCCCCTGGATTTCGATCATGATCTCGGGCAGCTTTTTGAGGGCTTCAGCCACGCGGTCCAGGAAGGGTTTGTCGCCGTCGCGGATAGTGTAGAGGTTGGTGTCAAAATGCACAGTGTGTTTCAGCAGGTCCTGCTCCAATTGATCGAGGATGGGGTTGCCCTGTTCTGGTTCTTCCGGTTTGACGGCTTCTTTGACCGTTCCGTTCACAGGGAGGTTGAAAGTCCCGGCGCCAGGGCTGGCGTGAGAGATATTACCTTCAAATTTACCGGTTTGGGCTCCGGTGAGGCGAACCAGGATATCTTTGTCAAATCCTGCCGGAACGTTGACAGAAGTCTTCCAGGTCTTGCCGCCGTCGATCGAGATCTCAAATCCCTTCGGCGCGTCGATCATGATGTCGCCAGTGAGGTTGTTGCCCTTTATCTTGTAGCTTTGGGCAGCGGAGGGAGTTCCCACTTCGGTGGAAAACGTGTTTAACTTGCCTGTCTGCAAGATGATGGAGGGAACTTCCGGCGCAGTCACGGTGCCCGTCACCGGGACGTTTAAGGTTGGCACGCCAGGGCTGGTGTGGCTGATGTTTCCGCTGAAATCGCCAGGATTGGAACCGGTCAGACGAACCAGGATATCCTTGTCGAAGCCAGCCGGAACGCGCATTGAACTGGCGTAGGTCTTGCCGCCGTCGAGGGAAAACTCAAAGCCCGCGGGGGCGTTGATAACGATGTCACCTGTGAGGTCTTTGGCCTTGATCTTGTAGCTCTGGGGCGCGGAGGGAGTTCCCAGCTCGGTGGAGAAAGTGCCCAGGCCGGATGAAACCAGCGACAGGGTGGGCAACAGGGGTTCGCGAACCACGCCGTTCACTGGCCAGGACAGACCGCCCGTACCTTTGCTCTGGTGGCCGATGCTGCCATCGTAAGTCCCGGCTTTTTCACCGGTCAGGCGCACCCAAATATCACCGTCAAAGTCAGCCGGCACGCGGACCGATTTGGCCCAAACCTTGCCGCCGTCGATGGAAAGAACAAAACCTTCGGGAGCTACCAGATCAATGTCGCCTTTGAGGTTTTTGCCTTTCAGCTTGTAGGATTGGGCGGCGGAAGGAGTTCCCACCACGGTGCTGAATGCGTCCAGCTTGCCGTCATAGATCAGTTCCGGAACGGCGATCGGGGTGCCAAAATGGATGCCGAGGCCAACGTAGGGCGTGAGCAGGGCGTCATTTTCAAAATGGTTGCCCGCATTATCGGTAAGGTCAATGTTGTCCTTTGTGAAAAGGTCGTATTTGACTCCCAGGTCCAGAGTGGTGTTCCACTTGGAGAGGAAGGAAATGCCGGCCGCGGCGTGGGGCAGGGTGAAATGGCCCCTGAAGCCTGCCGGAACGCTGGGATTGCTGCCAACGCCATTTTCGTCTCTGCTGCCGTGGGTGGACCAGCCTCCGCCCAGGGCCACGAACGGAGAAATGCGCCTTACGAGGGCCTTTTCCTGAAAGTTAAGCGCGCCTGCCTTGGTGGGGCGCAGCTTCAGATACAGATTGATTCCTTCCAGAGAGGAAAAATAGGATTCGTTGGGATCGTCACCCTCAACTTCGACATTGGCGAACCATGGGCTGATACCTACGCCCAGCCAGTCTTTGATCATCCAGGCATCCCAACTGAGCGCCCAGGCGCCTTTCATTTTGTTGGTTCCCTCGATGTCATCTAATGGAATGCCAACTCCCCCTTCTATTGTGAGGGTGCTTTCAAAAGCATGGATCGCCGGCATTAGAGCCAGCAGCAACAGTGTAATAAGAAGAGTTTTGGATATTTTACTCATGTTTACCTCAATTAAATTAAGTTTCTCCCATTCGATTCCAAACTATGTGCCGGCAGCAATAATGTCAAGCACTAAATTTCCATTTTGCTTGCAACCTGTGTATTATATTCCACAAATGTCCCTTTACCCAGAATCAGATGCAATTGTGGAACCATAATTGCATTATGGTTTGTATCCCCTCAGACTGCCAAAAACTAACCGATTCCATATACAAGCATTTGAGGGATAATTACATAGCAGACCCGGGAGCTGATTCTCTGCCAAAAGGCAAGGATCGCCTTGGTTTTGGAGATTACATGAAACAGTTATTGCTACTTCTGTTCCTCGCCCTGTCAATTTCCGCGGGATTCGCGCAAATCACCGTTTTTTCTGACGATTTTTCCGATAATCAAAACACCGGTTGGACCACCGGCGGCCCGATCGGCTCCAGCGCCTGGTCCGTGAACCGTTCTGGAGTTGACTGGGGCGCCCGTCGCAACAGCAATCCGGCCCAACTGGAACTAACCAACGACGCCAGTGGAACAACCAATGCTGCAGGCTGGGTCTTTGCCCATGCTCCCACTTCAGGGTTTTCTGCTCCCTACAACACAACTCTGAGCAGTATTGACGGCCTGGTGACCTGGTACGTGAACCTTAGGCAAATCCGAACTGACCCGTCAGGTTTTGGCAGCGGAAACTATGGTGTGGCCTTCATCTTGGCAGGCACCTCCACCACCGCCAATAATAGCGGTACCGGCTACGCCCTGGCCCTGGGGCAAACCGGCTCGACCGACCCACTCAGGCTGGTAAAATATAGCGCCGGCATCAATTCCCTAACTAACCTCATCGTCAGCAACACTTCAGGACTGACTGATTTTGGCAATGAATGCCTGAGCGTAAAAGTCACCTACGACCCTGACACCAACACTTGGGAAATGTTCCTTCGTAATGACGGAACATCCGGTTTTGCCGACCCCAAATCCGGCACATTGGTTTCACAGGGAACCGCTATTGACGCAACCTACACTTCAGTCGCGCTTGAATATCTGGGCGCATACTGGCAGGGCTCCACATCGGCCAACCAGACCGCCTTTTTCGACAACATCACCGTTCAAGTCACGCCAAATTCCGCCGTTTATGTCTATCCCTCGGCCCTGAGCGGTTTTTCTTATATGGCAGGCTTGGGACCTTCTGAAGAGCAAAGCTTCACGGTCAGCGGAGTTAATATTGTTTCAGATATAAGCGTCTTGGCTCCAGCCCATTATGAGATTTCCGCCACCTCTAGCAGCGGATTTGGTCCCAGTTTGACTGTATCTCCGACCAGAGGAGATATTCCCCCCACCACAATCTATGTGAGATTGAAAGCAGGATTGGAAACGGGAACTTACAACGCTGAAAACATCAGCGTAAGCTCTCAAGGCGCTGCCACGGCGTATGTAACCTGCAGCGGTTCTGTAAGTTCCGGCGCGGCTCCTGAAGCACCGATAGCCACCTCAGCTACCTCTGTTGGACCTTCGAGTTTCACCGCCAACTGGAACACTGTCCCTTACGCCAGCAGTTACAGGCTTGATGTTTATACAGGATCGGATATCAGTGACCTCTTCTTTTCGGAGTATATTGAAGGAACAAGTAACAACAAAGCAATCGAAATATACAACGGCACAGGTGCTGAGGTTGACCTGAGCAATTACACCGTATATCTTTATTCAAATGGTGCATCTACGCCAACAAACACCCTAGCGCTGTCAGGAACCCTAGCTAACAATGATGTATACGTGATTGCCAACTCCCAAGCCAGCTCAACCATTATAGCAGTCGCTGACACTACATCTGCCGTTACTAATTACAATGGTGATGATGCTCTAGCATTATGGAACGAAACCACTGCTTCCTACTCTGACATCTTTGGCTGCATTGGTGAGAGGCCAACAAACCCGAGTTATTGGGGCACAGATCCTTATGTTACGGTTGAAAAAACTTTGGTGCGTAAAAGCTCCGTATCCGGTGGAGTTACCTCCAACCCAGCATCAGGATTCCCAACCCTAGCCACGGAGTGGGACAGCTACAGTCAAGACACCTTTACCTATCTTGGTTCCCACACCTATGGCAGCAAGGCCATCAGCTACGTTCCTGGTTACCAGAACCTCGATGTAAGCAGCGTCACAAGTTATCTGGTGACCGGCCTGAACGAGAACACAGATTATCATTACCGGGTGCGGGCAGTCAACCTGCACGGGACCAGCGCCAATTCCAATGAAATCGACGTAACCACCACTTCCAGCACAACGCCGATGATCTATGCAAACCACACTTTCGACCAGTTCAGTTCAACCGAGGGTGTTCCTTCCGCCGCGCAGCATTACCATCTTTCCTCAGCCAACTTAACTGGAAACATCAGCATCTCCATCCCAGCCGGATTCGAACTTTCCACCAACGGAGGGAGCAGCTATCTAACCGGCAGTGCCAATGTATCATCCTCCTTCAGCGGAAATGTCTATGTGAGGCTGACAGGCACCCCGGGTTCCTGGAGCGGAAACATAGTCCATTCCAGCCCTGGAGCTACTGACGTCAATCTTTACGTATCCGGTCGGGTAACCAGTGAAATCATTACCACGCCTACGGTTCAAGCCTCAAACATCACCGGATATCCAGCCTACACCTCCATCACGGCGGAATGGACCCCCGGCAACGGAACTTACCGCCTGGTCAAGGTCAACACAGCCAACAGCTTCAGTAACCCCGTGGACGGATTTACCTACCATGCCAACTCATATTACCTGGGCTCCGGCGAACAGGTGGTTTTCAACGGCGCCACCGAATACATCGAAGGCGAACCCTACAACGGAGTTATGGTCACCAACCTCAACCCAAACACAGTCTACTGGTTCCGGGTTTACGAATACAACGGCAATGGCATCGACACCAAATACCTCAGCTCCACCGCCACAAACAACCCCAAATCGATAACCACCACCTCGTCGGCGGGCAGTGGTTACTACGCAAACATATACGGCTACGGCACCACGATCAAAGGATTGCTGCACGACCTTTTGCGTACCACTCACACCACCCAATATTCCTATACATCCACAACAAATCAACTCAAGTACACTGACCAGGATCCCAACAATTCCAACAAGGTGATCGAGCTCTACACCGGCTGGAGCATCGATGGCGATTCCTATGGAAGCGATGCCACCGACTGGAACAAGGAACATACCTGGAGCAAGAGCCACGGAGGTTTTGGCGACACAGCCCCCGCCGGAACAGACTTGCACCATCTCCGTCCCTGCGATGCAACGGTAAATTCCTCCAAGAGCAACAAAGACTTCGACAATGGCGGAACGGCAGTAACCGATGACTCTCCCCCGCCCGGATATTCCGGTGCCACAGGCTGTTACCAGACCTACAACACTTGGGAACCCCGTCCGGAAGACAAGGGTGACGTGGCCCGCATAATCATGTATATGGCTGTGCGTTATGAGGGAACGGACACCTCCTATGATCTGGAATTGGTTGACCATGTTTATACCGACCAAAGTCAAAACCTTCCCTATTATGGAAAGCTGGCAACTCTGCTGCAATGGCATGTTTC
This genomic window contains:
- a CDS encoding OmpA family protein, coding for MSKISKTLLITLLLLALMPAIHAFESTLTIEGGVGIPLDDIEGTNKMKGAWALSWDAWMIKDWLGVGISPWFANVEVEGDDPNESYFSSLEGINLYLKLRPTKAGALNFQEKALVRRISPFVALGGGWSTHGSRDENGVGSNPSVPAGFRGHFTLPHAAAGISFLSKWNTTLDLGVKYDLFTKDNIDLTDNAGNHFENDALLTPYVGLGIHFGTPIAVPELIYDGKLDAFSTVVGTPSAAQSYKLKGKNLKGDIDLVAPEGFVLSIDGGKVWAKSVRVPADFDGDIWVRLTGEKAGTYDGSIGHQSKGTGGLSWPVNGVVREPLLPTLSLVSSGLGTFSTELGTPSAPQSYKIKAKDLTGDIVINAPAGFEFSLDGGKTYASSMRVPAGFDKDILVRLTGSNPGDFSGNISHTSPGVPTLNVPVTGTVTAPEVPSIILQTGKLNTFSTEVGTPSAAQSYKIKGNNLTGDIMIDAPKGFEISIDGGKTWKTSVNVPAGFDKDILVRLTGAQTGKFEGNISHASPGAGTFNLPVNGTVKEAVKPEEPEQGNPILDQLEQDLLKHTVHFDTNLYTIRDGDKPFLDRVAEALKKLPEIMIEIQGHTDSTGSDKINEPLSYNRAKVVKDYLVARGVDAEQIESKGYSSKVPVASNETADGKQENRRAQMVIIK